A genomic region of Gemmata massiliana contains the following coding sequences:
- a CDS encoding globin family protein: MRARILMAVLVLAGTAGLSRADEKAPAALERGELDKRIVAVVYEAAVLGTDLFNPPRSNHDGCARLYQGTLLAVIPLLDHRPKLQTAAKARLERARGMKPVDAATELRVALDEIQNEIAPPKKDSTTKTSLWERLGGEKDVRTLVRAAWLNAAESAAPFRDKKVDAAKVEQALVAFVSANSGGALKYSGADLKSALGGVAFTDADFDTLSDKMVEQLKKTKLTEVDLAALGKAWGGVRKDFVEKPKN; this comes from the coding sequence ATGCGGGCGCGTATTCTGATGGCGGTGCTTGTGCTGGCGGGGACCGCCGGTCTGTCGCGGGCGGACGAAAAGGCGCCCGCGGCGCTCGAACGAGGCGAACTGGACAAGCGCATTGTCGCCGTCGTGTACGAAGCGGCGGTGCTCGGTACGGACCTGTTCAACCCCCCTCGGAGCAACCACGACGGGTGCGCGCGCTTGTATCAGGGCACGCTGTTGGCCGTGATCCCGCTGCTCGACCACCGGCCCAAGTTGCAGACCGCGGCGAAGGCGCGGTTGGAACGCGCGCGCGGGATGAAGCCGGTTGATGCGGCGACCGAACTGCGGGTCGCGCTGGACGAGATCCAGAACGAGATCGCCCCGCCGAAGAAGGACTCGACCACCAAGACGAGTTTGTGGGAGCGGCTCGGCGGCGAGAAGGACGTGCGGACCCTGGTCCGCGCCGCGTGGCTCAACGCCGCCGAGAGCGCGGCCCCGTTCCGCGACAAGAAGGTCGATGCTGCCAAAGTCGAACAGGCGCTGGTGGCGTTCGTGAGCGCGAATTCGGGCGGGGCGCTCAAGTACAGCGGCGCGGACCTGAAGTCGGCGCTCGGCGGCGTGGCTTTCACCGACGCGGACTTCGACACGCTCAGCGACAAGATGGTCGAGCAGTTGAAGAAAACCAAGCTGACCGAAGTGGACCTCGCGGCCCTCGGCAAGGCGTGGGGCGGGGTCCGCAAGGACTTCGTCGAGAAGCCGAAGAACTAA
- the argJ gene encoding bifunctional glutamate N-acetyltransferase/amino-acid acetyltransferase ArgJ gives MSEWHLARGYRFAGIVSGLRTEPDRRDLAVIVSDSPAAAAGVFTQNRVCAAPVQVSRERLPRPDARAIVICSGNANACTGEQGLADARRMTELVAAELGCPPEQVLVASTGVIGRPLPMPVLEAGVPKATREVAPGRDAFSNAAHAILTTDTGIKIATRRHAGFTVTGFAKGAAMIGPNMATMLGFVLTDAAVAPTDLQRILKIAAEQSFNSISVEGHTSTNDTVFLLANGSGPPLAGAELDAFAHEVRHVCIELARKIIIDAEGAEHLVTIDVEGCRTDAEAKQIAKTIAESALVKTAVFGADPNWGRVVSAAGYSGVAFEEKDLSLWMGDMLLYRSGAPLPFDAAAASAYLKHNREVHFKLKFTLGSGRSTFYTSDLTTEYVRLNADYTT, from the coding sequence ATGAGCGAATGGCACTTGGCCCGCGGCTACCGGTTCGCGGGGATTGTGAGCGGACTGCGCACGGAACCGGACCGGCGCGACCTGGCCGTCATCGTGAGCGATTCTCCGGCCGCGGCCGCGGGCGTCTTCACACAGAACCGGGTGTGCGCGGCCCCGGTGCAGGTGAGCCGCGAGCGGCTCCCGCGCCCGGACGCGCGCGCGATCGTAATCTGCTCGGGTAACGCGAACGCTTGCACCGGCGAACAGGGGCTCGCCGACGCCCGGCGCATGACCGAACTGGTCGCCGCCGAACTCGGGTGCCCGCCGGAACAGGTACTGGTCGCGTCGACGGGCGTGATCGGGCGCCCGCTCCCGATGCCCGTGCTCGAAGCCGGCGTGCCCAAGGCGACCCGCGAGGTCGCGCCCGGGCGCGACGCCTTCTCGAACGCGGCCCACGCGATCCTCACCACCGACACCGGCATCAAGATCGCGACGCGCCGGCACGCCGGGTTCACGGTTACCGGGTTCGCCAAGGGCGCCGCGATGATCGGCCCGAACATGGCGACCATGCTCGGGTTCGTGCTCACGGACGCCGCGGTCGCCCCCACAGACCTGCAGCGCATTCTCAAGATCGCCGCCGAACAGAGCTTCAACAGCATCTCCGTCGAGGGGCACACCAGCACCAACGACACGGTGTTCCTGCTCGCCAACGGGAGCGGCCCGCCGCTCGCGGGCGCGGAACTGGACGCCTTCGCCCACGAGGTGCGCCACGTCTGCATCGAACTCGCGCGCAAGATCATCATCGACGCGGAGGGGGCGGAGCACCTCGTCACCATTGATGTCGAGGGGTGCCGGACCGACGCCGAGGCGAAACAGATCGCGAAAACGATCGCCGAGAGCGCGCTGGTGAAGACCGCGGTGTTCGGCGCCGACCCGAATTGGGGGCGAGTCGTCTCCGCTGCCGGGTACTCTGGAGTGGCATTCGAGGAAAAAGACCTGTCGCTGTGGATGGGCGACATGCTGCTCTACCGGTCCGGGGCGCCGTTGCCGTTCGATGCCGCCGCCGCGTCCGCGTACCTGAAGCACAACCGCGAGGTCCACTTCAAACTGAAGTTCACGCTCGGTTCCGGCCGCAGCACGTTCTACACCAGCGACCTCACGACCGAGTACGTGCGCCTGAACGCGGACTACACCACCTAA